One part of the Thermococcus radiotolerans genome encodes these proteins:
- a CDS encoding CBS domain-containing protein — protein MAPRIAVGQVVKRKAVIVKPDDTVHRVAKILSKNKVGSAVVVKDDEIVGIITDRDILDKVVAKGRDPKTVKVKEVMTENPITIEDDYEVQDAIDKMMDKGIRRLLVTRLGRPIGFVTAADLLAALNTYSSEAEEVSEETEVYGICELCGQYGPLYKVYIEGGEKWICESCKDSLNL, from the coding sequence ATGGCACCTAGGATAGCCGTGGGACAAGTGGTTAAAAGGAAGGCAGTCATCGTCAAGCCGGACGACACCGTCCACAGGGTCGCCAAGATTCTCTCGAAGAACAAGGTAGGGAGTGCCGTCGTGGTTAAAGACGACGAGATCGTTGGAATAATAACCGACCGCGATATACTGGACAAGGTCGTCGCGAAGGGAAGGGACCCCAAGACCGTCAAGGTCAAGGAGGTCATGACTGAGAATCCGATAACCATCGAGGACGACTACGAGGTCCAGGACGCGATCGACAAGATGATGGACAAGGGCATTAGGAGACTCCTAGTTACCAGGCTCGGAAGGCCAATAGGCTTCGTCACCGCGGCGGACCTTCTCGCTGCGCTTAACACGTACAGCAGTGAGGCGGAGGAGGTAAGTGAAGAGACCGAGGTCTACGGCATCTGCGAGCTCTGCGGACAGTACGGCCCACTATACAAGGTCTACATCGAGGGCGGCGAGAAGTGGATATGTGAGAGCTGCAAGGACAGCCTCAATCTCTGA
- a CDS encoding ArsR/SmtB family transcription factor, translated as MDYETIDIHDERAKELAQILMNEKAIAILHLVEDRALSISEISRELDLPISTVSYHIDKMLKVGLIEVAGKKYGKRLQEVKLYRASNRPILLVPRKSVAKVKKKAVLGFERLHVISLGIAGLISAGVYAVSHSLLTPTGGAGPSVAYEVNNVTAMSTPEKALVPMATNTSTRAALQTTTSVTSPTAPATGSSSLPVILAVAAFILTFLLVSYLLRRRA; from the coding sequence TTGGACTATGAGACCATAGACATCCACGATGAGAGGGCGAAGGAGCTTGCTCAGATTCTGATGAACGAAAAAGCGATAGCCATCCTTCATCTCGTGGAAGATCGGGCGCTCTCGATAAGTGAGATATCGCGCGAGCTTGACCTTCCAATTTCTACCGTCTCGTACCACATAGACAAGATGCTCAAGGTCGGCCTCATCGAGGTGGCCGGGAAGAAGTACGGGAAGAGGCTCCAGGAGGTTAAGCTCTACCGAGCCTCCAACAGGCCCATTCTCCTCGTCCCGAGGAAGAGCGTCGCCAAGGTCAAGAAGAAGGCAGTGCTCGGCTTTGAGAGGCTTCACGTTATCAGCCTCGGCATAGCCGGGTTGATCTCGGCGGGGGTGTATGCAGTATCCCACAGCCTGTTGACTCCAACGGGCGGTGCCGGGCCAAGCGTTGCCTACGAGGTCAACAACGTCACGGCGATGTCGACACCGGAGAAGGCCCTGGTGCCTATGGCGACTAACACGAGTACCAGGGCGGCACTTCAGACGACAACATCCGTAACGTCGCCCACGGCTCCGGCCACGGGAAGTTCGAGCCTTCCGGTAATTCTTGCCGTTGCGGCGTTCATCTTAACGTTTCTCCTCGTCTCGTATCTCCTGAGGCGCCGTGCTTGA
- the albA gene encoding DNA-binding protein Alba, whose amino-acid sequence MAEEHVVYIGKKPVMNYVLAVITQFNEGAKEVSVKARGRAISRAVDVAEIVRNRFLPEVRVKEIKIGTEELPTADGRTANTSTIEIVMEKP is encoded by the coding sequence ATGGCAGAGGAGCATGTCGTCTACATCGGAAAGAAGCCGGTTATGAACTACGTCCTCGCCGTGATAACCCAGTTCAACGAGGGCGCTAAGGAGGTCAGCGTCAAGGCTCGCGGTAGGGCCATCAGCAGGGCTGTCGACGTCGCTGAGATCGTCAGGAACAGGTTCCTCCCAGAGGTCAGGGTCAAGGAGATCAAGATCGGCACCGAGGAGCTCCCGACTGCCGACGGCAGGACCGCCAACACCTCGACCATTGAGATCGTCATGGAGAAGCCGTGA
- the purB gene encoding adenylosuccinate lyase, with protein MAVHPIDYRYGSEEMRRIWDEENKLQKLLDVEAALARAHAKVGNIPEESARVISERANTKWVKLERVKEIEAEIHHDIMAVVKALSEVCGEHGKYVHLGATSNDIIDTANALLIKESLEIVENDLREIRSILKNLAREHKYTVCIGRTHGQHAVPTTYGMKFAIWLDEIQRHLDRIEELKERVLIGQMSGAVGTMASFGDKGLEIQRLVMEDLGLKPARISNQIIQRDVYAELMAVLALIASTLDKIALEIRNLQRTEILEISEPFGKKQVGSSTMPHKRNPIRSEKVSGLARVLYSNVFPALLNNPLWHERDLTNSSVERVILPESFVLLDEMLKSIKKVLSGLEFFPENIKRNLYLTHNLIMAEPLMLKLTEKGMGRQEAHELIRGLAMKVFRENRDLIEVATENEDVRKFLTEDDFESLKPENYVGMAPQIVDNVIAWIEEKERKEGL; from the coding sequence ATGGCCGTTCATCCGATTGATTACCGCTACGGGAGCGAGGAAATGAGGCGCATCTGGGATGAAGAGAATAAACTCCAAAAACTTCTCGATGTTGAGGCTGCGCTCGCGAGGGCCCACGCAAAGGTAGGCAACATCCCCGAGGAGAGCGCCCGTGTTATCTCTGAGCGGGCCAACACGAAGTGGGTGAAACTCGAGCGCGTCAAGGAGATAGAGGCAGAGATACACCATGACATAATGGCCGTCGTCAAGGCCCTGAGCGAGGTGTGCGGCGAGCACGGCAAGTACGTCCACCTTGGCGCTACCTCCAACGATATAATAGACACTGCCAACGCCCTCCTCATAAAGGAGAGCCTGGAGATAGTGGAGAACGACCTCAGGGAGATACGCTCGATTCTCAAGAACCTCGCCAGAGAGCACAAGTACACGGTCTGCATAGGAAGAACCCACGGCCAGCACGCGGTTCCAACGACCTACGGTATGAAGTTCGCGATATGGCTCGACGAGATACAGAGGCACTTGGACAGGATAGAAGAGCTGAAGGAAAGGGTTTTAATCGGCCAGATGAGCGGCGCCGTTGGGACGATGGCAAGCTTCGGAGACAAGGGGCTCGAGATACAGCGCTTGGTTATGGAGGATCTCGGGCTAAAACCTGCCAGGATAAGCAACCAGATAATCCAGCGCGACGTCTATGCGGAGCTCATGGCGGTTCTCGCTCTCATCGCCTCGACCCTTGACAAGATTGCCCTGGAGATAAGGAACCTTCAGAGGACGGAGATACTTGAGATCAGCGAGCCCTTTGGGAAAAAGCAGGTGGGCTCTTCGACCATGCCCCACAAGAGGAACCCCATCAGGAGCGAGAAGGTAAGCGGCCTGGCGAGGGTCTTGTACTCGAACGTCTTCCCGGCCCTGCTCAACAATCCCCTTTGGCACGAGAGAGACCTCACAAACTCCTCCGTTGAGAGGGTTATCCTTCCCGAGAGCTTTGTCCTGCTTGACGAGATGCTCAAGAGCATTAAGAAAGTCCTCTCGGGACTGGAGTTCTTCCCCGAGAATATCAAGAGGAACCTGTACCTGACGCACAACCTCATCATGGCCGAGCCGCTGATGCTGAAGCTAACTGAGAAGGGCATGGGGAGGCAGGAGGCGCATGAACTCATCAGGGGGCTAGCCATGAAGGTGTTTAGGGAAAACAGAGACCTGATTGAGGTTGCCACGGAAAACGAAGATGTGAGAAAGTTCTTAACTGAGGACGATTTTGAGAGCCTGAAGCCGGAGAACTACGTAGGAATGGCACCTCAGATAGTCGACAATGTAATCGCGTGGATAGAGGAGAAAGAGCGAAAAGAAGGGCTTTAA
- a CDS encoding DUF134 domain-containing protein — protein MPMGMGPGWGRGRGRRRKLRMIGFVPEVRHFYPALPPMGQPKPPIFMTYEEFEALRLVDHEGLTQEEAGKRMGVSRGTVWRALSSARKKVAQMLVEGRELIILPQGNEVPKTPGEEEL, from the coding sequence ATGCCGATGGGAATGGGACCCGGCTGGGGCCGCGGAAGGGGGAGGAGAAGGAAGCTGAGGATGATAGGATTCGTTCCGGAGGTTAGACATTTCTATCCCGCATTACCCCCTATGGGCCAGCCCAAGCCCCCAATTTTCATGACATACGAAGAATTCGAAGCTCTCAGGCTGGTGGATCACGAAGGGCTGACGCAGGAAGAAGCCGGAAAGAGAATGGGAGTCTCCCGCGGCACCGTGTGGAGGGCCCTGAGCTCGGCCCGGAAAAAAGTTGCCCAGATGCTGGTGGAGGGAAGAGAACTCATAATTTTACCCCAGGGGAACGAGGTCCCAAAAACTCCTGGTGAGGAAGAGCTATAA
- a CDS encoding 6-pyruvoyl trahydropterin synthase family protein → MGFHVTERKIGWHKDFDSSHFLALPYESKCLRIHGHTYNVDVEIWGDLNENGMIFDFNHLSRLIKLLDHRIIVSESWVVERKGDGIIIEKNGKRLELPPDEAVILNKPNVTAEYIAEWFAERIAEKAGDNVKKIRVKIWEDPRSYAEVTLER, encoded by the coding sequence ATGGGATTCCACGTGACCGAGAGGAAGATAGGATGGCACAAGGACTTTGACAGCTCACATTTTCTTGCCCTGCCCTACGAGAGCAAGTGCCTCAGAATACACGGGCACACTTACAACGTGGACGTCGAGATATGGGGTGACCTCAACGAGAATGGTATGATATTCGACTTCAACCACCTCAGCAGGCTTATCAAGCTCCTCGACCACAGGATCATCGTGAGCGAGAGCTGGGTTGTGGAGAGGAAAGGGGATGGTATCATTATTGAGAAGAATGGAAAACGCCTGGAGCTGCCCCCGGATGAGGCTGTAATCCTCAACAAACCGAACGTTACCGCCGAGTACATAGCGGAGTGGTTCGCGGAGAGAATAGCAGAGAAAGCAGGAGACAACGTAAAGAAGATTCGTGTGAAAATCTGGGAGGATCCGCGGAGCTACGCGGAGGTAACCCTTGAGAGATGA
- a CDS encoding chromate resistance protein ChrB domain-containing protein, which produces MKWVTREHVHVDRVACPWLIKRFIDPDAEFIFVPRDTDPATITEGIPFDFKGVELGHHDGKCSFDAFVEKYNITDPAVLKIAGIVREADTHVENPQPLAVALDILARGYRMICKDDYETLEKEFYLYDAMYAYFKKQIEEGKA; this is translated from the coding sequence ATGAAGTGGGTGACCCGTGAACACGTCCATGTTGATCGCGTGGCGTGCCCCTGGCTTATAAAGCGTTTTATCGACCCTGATGCGGAGTTTATCTTCGTGCCCCGCGATACTGACCCCGCAACAATCACCGAGGGAATACCCTTTGATTTTAAGGGGGTTGAGCTTGGTCATCACGATGGGAAATGCTCCTTCGACGCTTTCGTTGAGAAGTACAACATAACCGACCCCGCCGTTCTGAAGATTGCCGGGATAGTTCGGGAGGCCGATACTCACGTCGAGAACCCCCAGCCTCTGGCGGTTGCCCTCGATATACTCGCGAGGGGGTACAGGATGATATGCAAGGATGACTATGAAACCCTCGAGAAGGAGTTCTACCTCTACGATGCCATGTACGCCTACTTTAAGAAGCAGATTGAGGAAGGAAAGGCCTAA
- a CDS encoding PPC domain-containing DNA-binding protein: protein MRFSRGRNFLFRVPEGEELLKFINEFAKKNNVLIGTVSAIGSLKNPKIGYFDEDAGEYKVIELTGTYELVSLAGNISVKDGEPFAHIHVALGDSDGMLYGGHLVEGEVFVAEVFMQELLGELLERKPQENGLALWDEISL, encoded by the coding sequence GTGAGGTTCTCGAGGGGCAGGAATTTCCTGTTCAGGGTTCCCGAGGGGGAGGAGCTCCTGAAGTTCATAAACGAATTTGCAAAGAAGAACAACGTCTTGATTGGGACGGTCAGCGCCATCGGGAGTTTGAAGAATCCAAAGATAGGTTACTTCGATGAGGATGCGGGGGAGTACAAGGTCATCGAGCTGACCGGTACCTATGAGCTGGTCTCCCTCGCGGGCAACATAAGTGTCAAGGACGGTGAGCCGTTCGCCCACATCCACGTTGCCCTGGGCGACTCCGACGGCATGCTCTACGGCGGTCATCTTGTTGAGGGCGAGGTCTTCGTGGCCGAGGTTTTCATGCAGGAACTCCTCGGCGAGCTGCTTGAAAGAAAGCCGCAGGAGAATGGATTGGCGCTGTGGGACGAGATCAGCCTTTAG
- a CDS encoding DUF998 domain-containing protein, whose amino-acid sequence MKKSPLWAGILSPPIALGGIGAAIIINRSWWRLTDNAISDLGKVGLPYNWVMNVPLFISAVLAIYYAEGLFRELKNPISKLGIGVFILGLAFLAGIAVFPEGTEPHYHVSWGFFLAGGVGYLIAGTGLWLEGQRKFGAFTVLLFIAEVLLARWAFKTFNGVAIAEFTGVFAMIIWHYALLWEKFFAEKS is encoded by the coding sequence ATGAAAAAGAGCCCGCTATGGGCTGGCATCCTTTCTCCCCCAATCGCCCTCGGTGGGATAGGTGCAGCAATCATCATAAACCGCTCCTGGTGGCGGCTCACGGACAACGCGATAAGCGACCTTGGAAAGGTTGGGTTGCCTTACAACTGGGTGATGAACGTCCCCCTGTTCATATCTGCGGTTCTTGCCATCTACTACGCGGAAGGTCTCTTTAGAGAACTTAAGAACCCCATTTCCAAGCTCGGAATCGGAGTTTTTATCCTTGGGCTGGCTTTCCTGGCGGGAATAGCGGTCTTTCCGGAAGGAACTGAACCGCACTACCACGTCAGCTGGGGCTTCTTTCTGGCCGGGGGCGTTGGATATCTGATAGCCGGAACCGGCCTCTGGCTCGAAGGTCAGAGAAAATTCGGAGCCTTCACCGTTCTGCTCTTCATCGCAGAGGTGCTCCTCGCTAGGTGGGCGTTTAAGACCTTCAATGGCGTTGCCATCGCCGAATTCACCGGAGTTTTCGCCATGATAATCTGGCACTACGCGCTGCTGTGGGAGAAATTCTTCGCCGAAAAGAGTTAG
- a CDS encoding NifB/NifX family molybdenum-iron cluster-binding protein, whose translation MRIIVSTVTGGLDDRVNPAFGRTPTFTIVDVENGEITNAQVVQNPGYSQPRGAGVTAAQFCIDQGANVVIAGSFGPNSSGVLQAAGIRMVSAPATMTVREAVEAFLRGELTQAVFGPEGGGVGPGGGYGGGMGRGMGRGRGMGRGMGGGRGRGGGYGRGGGW comes from the coding sequence ATGAGGATCATAGTCTCAACTGTAACCGGTGGGCTCGATGACAGGGTGAACCCGGCATTTGGAAGAACTCCCACTTTCACGATAGTTGACGTCGAAAACGGGGAAATAACCAACGCCCAGGTCGTTCAGAACCCTGGCTACAGCCAGCCGAGGGGAGCCGGAGTTACAGCGGCGCAGTTCTGCATAGACCAGGGGGCCAACGTTGTCATTGCGGGAAGCTTCGGACCCAACTCCTCCGGAGTACTCCAGGCCGCCGGCATAAGGATGGTCTCGGCCCCGGCCACGATGACCGTCAGAGAAGCGGTCGAAGCCTTCCTGAGGGGCGAGCTCACCCAGGCCGTTTTCGGCCCCGAGGGCGGTGGAGTCGGACCCGGCGGGGGCTACGGAGGAGGAATGGGACGCGGCATGGGAAGAGGCAGAGGCATGGGCCGTGGAATGGGCGGCGGCCGCGGCAGAGGCGGTGGATACGGCCGCGGTGGCGGTTGGTGA
- a CDS encoding NifB/NifX family molybdenum-iron cluster-binding protein, with product MRIAIPTNGGGLEDTVAPVFARAPAFLIADVDENGNITNSKVIQNGAAMAGGGAGPMAVQTLINEGVEAVIAPQVGPNALGAIQAAGIRLYQVAPGTPVEEAIKAVVSGSVGQFTAPVPPVPATPTTPAPAYGPYPATPTYPAYPAYPAYGYGFGPGRGWGRGGGWGRGRGFGRGWGRGGRGWGARLGYCPWTGQPSRRTLRWLYGWW from the coding sequence ATGAGAATCGCGATACCCACCAATGGAGGGGGGCTTGAAGACACAGTTGCCCCGGTCTTTGCCAGGGCACCCGCATTCCTCATAGCGGACGTTGACGAAAACGGCAACATCACCAACAGCAAGGTCATCCAGAACGGTGCCGCCATGGCCGGCGGTGGAGCCGGGCCGATGGCAGTCCAGACCCTCATCAACGAGGGCGTTGAAGCTGTAATAGCACCACAGGTCGGCCCCAACGCCCTTGGAGCCATACAAGCCGCAGGAATAAGGCTCTACCAGGTCGCACCTGGAACCCCGGTTGAGGAGGCCATAAAGGCCGTCGTCAGCGGAAGCGTTGGCCAGTTCACGGCCCCAGTGCCCCCAGTCCCAGCAACCCCAACAACGCCGGCCCCCGCCTACGGCCCGTACCCGGCGACTCCCACCTATCCTGCCTACCCGGCCTACCCCGCTTACGGCTACGGCTTTGGCCCGGGCAGAGGCTGGGGCCGCGGTGGCGGCTGGGGAAGAGGCAGAGGCTTCGGCCGTGGATGGGGCAGAGGAGGAAGAGGCTGGGGAGCAAGGCTTGGCTACTGCCCCTGGACCGGCCAACCCAGCAGGAGAACCCTCCGCTGGCTCTACGGCTGGTGGTGA
- a CDS encoding CGGC domain-containing protein: MPKMVKIGIIICDRYRTCAGGKCFRALREREGAFSIYKNQEVEVVGYTTCGGCPGGNIEYAPAEMKKNGAEVIHLATGFLVGYPPCPWIDYFKRFIEEKYGLKVVLGTHPIPQKYYTTHKALGTWDSPEWEEKLKYVICDEETRKKYD, translated from the coding sequence ATGCCGAAAATGGTAAAGATTGGAATTATAATTTGCGACCGCTACCGCACCTGCGCGGGCGGTAAGTGCTTCAGGGCGCTGAGGGAACGCGAGGGAGCCTTCAGCATATACAAAAACCAAGAAGTCGAGGTTGTCGGATACACCACCTGCGGAGGCTGCCCCGGAGGGAACATTGAATACGCCCCAGCGGAAATGAAAAAGAACGGCGCCGAGGTGATACACCTCGCAACGGGCTTTCTGGTGGGCTATCCTCCCTGTCCCTGGATAGACTACTTCAAGCGGTTCATAGAGGAGAAATACGGCCTCAAGGTTGTCCTTGGAACCCATCCCATTCCGCAGAAATACTACACGACCCACAAAGCTTTGGGCACGTGGGACTCGCCAGAGTGGGAGGAAAAACTGAAGTACGTCATCTGCGATGAAGAAACGAGAAAGAAATACGACTAA
- the tsaA gene encoding tRNA (N6-threonylcarbamoyladenosine(37)-N6)-methyltransferase TrmO, producing the protein MEVTYRFIGVIHSPFKEPKGVPIQPSAAKGVRGTVEVFQEYSPGLKDIEGFSHIILIYHFHRAEPGKLLVKPYMDNEEHGVFATRAPGRPNPIGLSIVRLIGIEGNVLHIEDVDIVDGTPLLDIKPYVPEFDIRTVERTGWLERNVHKLPEARDDGRFAKE; encoded by the coding sequence ATGGAAGTAACCTACCGCTTCATCGGAGTCATCCACAGCCCATTCAAGGAGCCGAAGGGCGTTCCGATACAGCCCTCTGCGGCTAAAGGGGTTAGGGGGACCGTCGAGGTCTTCCAGGAATACTCGCCAGGACTGAAGGACATCGAAGGGTTCTCACATATCATACTAATCTACCACTTCCACCGTGCAGAGCCAGGAAAGCTCCTCGTTAAGCCCTACATGGACAACGAGGAGCACGGAGTCTTCGCCACCCGTGCACCGGGCAGGCCGAACCCGATAGGCCTCTCGATAGTGAGACTCATCGGCATTGAGGGAAACGTGCTCCACATCGAAGACGTTGACATAGTTGACGGAACACCTCTGCTCGACATAAAGCCATACGTGCCGGAGTTTGACATCAGAACCGTCGAGAGAACGGGCTGGCTGGAGCGAAACGTTCACAAGCTCCCAGAGGCCAGGGACGACGGCAGGTTTGCGAAGGAATAG
- a CDS encoding MBL fold metallo-hydrolase, with protein MRLLVLNDNAPSKGFLNDWGWSLLVEGRTRFLFDADTRGEILLHNSEVLGVSLKSLGFAVLSHWHYDHYGGLSLVGELNPGIPLYAPPGNRMRGMHWGFQVREVTRAGEIEAGVWTSGPLSGFEQAVGVETPSGLVVIVGCSHPGVDRLTRAVLEASGYEKAHLVIGGFHYPSARTLDRLSELTEFIAPAHCSGDEAKAYVRKKYPEKFVGVRTGSVIEL; from the coding sequence ATGCGCCTCCTCGTCCTTAACGACAACGCCCCTTCGAAGGGCTTCCTCAACGACTGGGGGTGGAGCCTTCTCGTTGAGGGAAGAACCCGCTTCCTCTTCGATGCCGACACGAGGGGAGAAATACTGCTCCACAACTCTGAAGTTCTCGGCGTTTCCTTAAAGAGCCTTGGCTTTGCCGTTCTCAGCCACTGGCACTACGACCACTACGGGGGCCTCTCCCTCGTCGGTGAGCTGAATCCGGGAATTCCTCTCTATGCCCCGCCGGGAAACAGAATGCGGGGAATGCATTGGGGATTTCAGGTTAGGGAGGTCACAAGGGCAGGTGAGATTGAAGCCGGAGTTTGGACTTCGGGACCATTAAGTGGATTCGAGCAGGCGGTTGGAGTGGAAACGCCCTCTGGCCTCGTCGTCATCGTTGGTTGTTCTCATCCGGGCGTTGATAGGCTCACCAGGGCAGTCCTTGAGGCTTCTGGGTATGAGAAAGCCCATCTCGTAATCGGTGGTTTTCATTATCCTTCGGCTAGGACTCTTGATAGGTTGTCGGAGTTGACTGAGTTCATAGCACCGGCGCACTGTTCTGGAGATGAGGCGAAGGCGTACGTGCGGAAGAAATATCCCGAGAAGTTCGTGGGAGTGAGAACGGGGAGCGTCATCGAGCTTTAA
- a CDS encoding DUF2250 domain-containing protein produces the protein MNGENTRKERRGSYRGFELLPVHLYVLIHLKRAGVDYAKMMGKMGGLPLELITDAIDDLLEIGLIERDPGSAVKRSKARFKKAFEVHKHHTYYRLSREGELFVRSIDKKWVEEYFNALLPNGWKVARALAESRDLNEAGRKVSIDGETLDELRVLRLVTEKGRKTEFFKRLWEFLGV, from the coding sequence ATGAATGGCGAGAATACACGAAAAGAACGGAGGGGTTCCTACCGGGGATTTGAGCTCCTCCCTGTTCATCTCTACGTCCTGATCCACCTGAAAAGGGCGGGCGTTGATTACGCGAAGATGATGGGGAAGATGGGCGGCCTTCCGCTTGAGCTCATAACGGATGCAATTGACGACCTCCTTGAAATCGGCCTGATAGAACGCGACCCGGGGAGCGCGGTAAAGCGAAGCAAAGCACGCTTCAAGAAGGCCTTTGAGGTTCACAAGCACCACACCTACTACCGCCTCTCCAGAGAGGGCGAGCTCTTCGTCCGTTCGATTGATAAGAAGTGGGTGGAAGAGTATTTTAACGCGCTCCTCCCAAACGGGTGGAAGGTCGCCAGGGCACTCGCTGAAAGCAGGGACCTAAATGAAGCGGGCAGAAAGGTAAGCATTGACGGTGAGACCCTTGATGAACTCAGAGTTCTCCGCCTCGTAACTGAGAAGGGCAGAAAGACGGAGTTCTTCAAGAGACTGTGGGAATTCCTCGGGGTTTAA
- a CDS encoding methyltransferase family protein yields the protein MGFLGIVPKVSLFTVPYAVLAFYLNSRLNISFPRFPALGFALLTAGVVFWLLCYRQISKAYRRGELLTTGCYSRVRHPIYSIWGFLIVPGFSLAIGGFMLGLPLVYWLALVKFIGEEEKALAERFGDEWREYTKRTEGFLPGI from the coding sequence ATGGGGTTCCTTGGGATAGTTCCCAAGGTTTCCCTTTTCACGGTTCCCTACGCGGTTTTGGCATTCTACTTAAATTCGAGGCTCAACATCTCTTTTCCCAGGTTTCCGGCCTTGGGGTTTGCCCTTCTCACAGCCGGCGTAGTCTTCTGGCTTCTCTGCTACCGGCAGATTTCGAAGGCCTACCGAAGGGGCGAGCTGCTCACAACGGGCTGCTACTCCAGAGTCAGACACCCAATCTATTCAATCTGGGGCTTTCTTATAGTGCCAGGCTTCTCACTCGCCATCGGAGGCTTCATGCTCGGCCTGCCTTTGGTTTACTGGCTCGCATTAGTGAAATTTATAGGGGAAGAAGAGAAGGCCTTAGCGGAGAGGTTCGGCGATGAATGGCGAGAATACACGAAAAGAACGGAGGGGTTCCTACCGGGGATTTGA
- a CDS encoding NifB/NifX family molybdenum-iron cluster-binding protein — MRCLKVAFGMENDETLIDAHYGDSEFFAIYEICEDGSVKLLEKRHNKAKDFEEEDEGHGDPRKFKAVVSQLLDVDVLAAFRMGPNFLRIRDKTNKVAFFTRTRDLNLALQRFIENFDDLYSQVQAKKAEKPPIEE; from the coding sequence ATGAGGTGCCTGAAGGTCGCGTTTGGAATGGAGAACGACGAGACGCTCATAGATGCCCACTACGGGGATTCAGAGTTCTTCGCGATATACGAGATCTGCGAGGACGGGAGCGTTAAGCTCCTCGAAAAAAGACACAACAAAGCCAAAGACTTCGAGGAAGAGGACGAGGGACACGGCGATCCAAGGAAGTTCAAGGCCGTCGTGAGCCAGCTCCTCGACGTTGATGTTCTGGCAGCGTTCAGAATGGGGCCGAACTTCCTGAGAATCCGCGACAAGACCAACAAGGTGGCCTTCTTCACGAGAACGAGGGACTTAAACCTCGCCCTGCAGAGGTTCATCGAGAACTTCGACGACCTCTACAGCCAGGTTCAGGCGAAGAAGGCCGAAAAACCCCCGATAGAGGAGTGA
- a CDS encoding nucleotide-binding protein, protein MQIAVSGGKGGTGKSTIAINLAIALREHYDLVLADLDVEAPNDHLLLGVELANEEPVELFMPRFDYQKCTRCRKCAEVCEEHAIITMRDGTPFLMPNLCSGCAACEIVCPVPGAILPGKKLMGHTYLTETPYGFPLVTGRLLEGEERAMPIVSRAKKRAQGLEKELLMVDTAAGTSNTVSKALEDSRLIIAVTEPTPLGIHDGELILRLAKLMEVPAMVVVNRSDLGDVAKVREIAEKYGAEVIAEIPYSENIIRSYVEGKPIVLTDYPEAGLFREIASRVVEFLGGGE, encoded by the coding sequence TTGCAGATAGCGGTGAGTGGTGGAAAAGGTGGCACCGGGAAGTCCACGATCGCGATTAACCTGGCGATAGCGCTCAGGGAGCACTACGACCTCGTCCTAGCGGATCTCGACGTTGAAGCTCCCAACGACCACCTGCTCCTCGGCGTGGAGCTGGCCAACGAGGAGCCAGTTGAACTGTTCATGCCGCGCTTCGACTATCAGAAGTGCACCCGCTGCAGGAAGTGCGCCGAAGTCTGTGAGGAGCACGCGATAATAACCATGCGCGACGGGACGCCCTTCCTGATGCCGAACCTCTGCTCCGGCTGCGCCGCCTGTGAGATAGTCTGCCCGGTTCCGGGGGCGATTCTGCCGGGCAAGAAGCTGATGGGGCACACCTACCTTACTGAAACTCCCTATGGCTTCCCGCTTGTCACGGGAAGGCTCCTTGAGGGTGAGGAGAGGGCGATGCCGATAGTTTCCAGGGCCAAGAAGCGCGCCCAGGGGCTTGAGAAGGAGCTTTTGATGGTTGACACCGCCGCGGGAACGAGCAACACCGTCTCGAAGGCCCTTGAGGACTCGAGGCTCATCATAGCCGTCACCGAGCCAACTCCCCTCGGAATTCACGACGGCGAGTTGATTCTCAGGCTGGCGAAGCTGATGGAGGTTCCCGCGATGGTCGTTGTGAACCGCTCGGACCTCGGCGACGTGGCCAAGGTGCGCGAGATTGCCGAGAAGTACGGTGCGGAGGTAATCGCAGAGATTCCCTACAGCGAGAACATCATAAGGAGCTACGTTGAGGGGAAGCCCATAGTCCTGACGGATTATCCCGAGGCGGGGCTCTTCAGGGAGATTGCTTCCAGGGTCGTTGAGTTCCTCGGAGGTGGTGAGTGA